The Glycine soja cultivar W05 chromosome 3, ASM419377v2, whole genome shotgun sequence genome window below encodes:
- the LOC114405223 gene encoding protein MAIN-LIKE 1-like, translating to MSTFKERWHKETSSFHLLVGEVTITFDDVASLLHLPITGAFVSFKPLHVDDVVFLLVELLEVSSKEARAETVQCHGAYVRLSWLRDIYRSKCDAAQWTVVGRTYLLHLVGCTLFANKSVTNIHVVFLDAFCDLTQSGSYAWEAAAPMHMYENLNDASKGTARQL from the coding sequence ATGTCTACTTTTAAGGAGAGGTGGCATAAGGAAACTAGTAGTTTCCATCTTTTGGTAGGAGAGGTAACTATTACCTTTGATGATGTGGCATCATTGCTACATCTGCCCATTACAGGCGCATTTGTGAGCTTTAAGCCTCTTCATGTGGACGATGTCGTCTTCCTCTTAGTCGAATTGCTTGAAGTAAGTTCTAAAGAGGCAAGAGCTGAGACAGTACAATGCCATGGGGCATATGTTCGACTATCCTGGTTGCGAGACATATATCGGAGCAAATGTGACGCAGCACAGTGGACTGTAGTAGGTCGAACATATTTGTTGCATCTGGTAGGTTGCACactctttgctaacaagagtgtcaCAAACATTCATGTGGTATTCTTGGACGCATTTTGTGACCTCACACAGAGTGGAAGCTACGCATGGGAAGCTGCTGCACCGATGCATATGTATGAGAATTTGAATGATGCGTCAAAGGGCACCGCCAGACAACTTTAA